Within Vibrio campbellii CAIM 519 = NBRC 15631 = ATCC 25920, the genomic segment CGGGTCAACGCCTAGCACTTTTTTTCTGTTGGTATCAACGCTGTCTTCATATTGACGATTACCACCTTTACTAAGCCCGTAATGCACCGATACGATACGCGATGAACTATCTTTTAATGTCGGCGCAATTTCGACAAATGATTGCCCTTGTTTCGACGTTAGCACACCGCCTTCGCTTGAAAGCACTTGGGTATTACTAATATTCCCCGACAATGAACGCTCACCACGAGAGTCGATATAACCGTAACCACTGTAGTTAAACACGTCATTATGACCACTCGCCACCACAGATAAATCACTTTCATTGTCTACTCTCTCACCGAACTTAATACCCGCTGTGGCGGAGAATGTCGCGTTATCGTCGCTTTTAGTATAAGTCGCACTGTGTTCACTGTATGACATATCGGTGTCGTTAAACGCCATTGCCGACCGCGAACTCAAACTGTCATTAAAGCTATATCGCCAAGATACCATGGTATTGACAGCTTCATGCCTGTCGTTGTTCTCGCTATATGTGCTATTGATATTCAAGGCACCAAGCGGCAACGCGCGAGTCCAACTTAGTGACAAGTTGTGAGTACTTAATTCGTTACTGTTTTCTTTATCATCTGCTAGATAATTAAAATAACTCATAAAAGCATCTCCCCCGAATAAGGGTGTTGTGTAGTTCACACTCCATTCGGTGTAACTTTGGTCGCCAAACAACAAGCGTGGAAGCGGATGAGGTGTATTTTCCAAGCTCACCTCTCGGTAAGAGGTTGAAATAGGACCTAGCCCAATCACACCGTACCGATAGCTTTCGCCAGTATTAAACAACGCACCTGTGTAACTGACGTTCAACTTGTCACCTAGGGCCCAAGCACTACCGAATTGAATCTCGCTGTCCGATAAATTGGACGTCGCACCAACGCCTAACAAAGTATTTTCAGAATAACGGTATGATGCCGCACCACGGGCATACGTTCTGTCGCTATCTGAAATAGTCAGGTGATGAAACTCGTTAATATCAGTTTGAGCACCCTCATCTAAAACACCCGATTCAATTCTGTAGTCCCAGTCGTTTACGTTCAGTGAAAACTGTTCTGTGTTCACTACCTGACGCTGCTCTCTCAGGATTTCGTTATTGCCCTGCTTTAACACCAAAGTAACAGTGTAAATACCCGTAGGAAGCCTGTCATAACCGATGGATTGCTCCCCTTGAGCAACAACTTTCTCGAACAGCAAACGGTTACTTTGATAAACCTCCAGTTGCGCGTCTTGTGGCGCGAAGAAGTGAATCCGCTGGAGCGCTTTATGCTCACCTTTGACCAAATTTTGGCTCGAACCAAGAGTGGCCCTAACACCAGCATAATTTGCCCCGTAGCCTAAAAAATCAGTGCTATTTAACGATCGAGTATTACGATCCTGATAACCAAATACTATGTGTTTGTCTTTTACATCTAAGTCATAAGCTGCACGGTAAATATTTAAATCACTGGACTCTGATACATATTGCGAATCAACCGAGAAGTAACCATAGGGTAAACCGAGTATCGCGTTATTGGTCCAGCTAACGTTACCGTTATTGTTACTGTCTGTATAAAAATACGCATCGGAATAGTTGATGAAAGCGTTGTTTTCTCGTTTCTCAGGGTAATAGTCGACCTCGCCCGCTGTGTTTGTCAGCATTTCTGGGGAGACGAATATACGTAGTTTGCTATTGTCAAAATCAAACACATACTCAGCATGGCCGCTTTTGACCAGAGGCACGCACAAAGCTAGCTCACCTTGACAGTGCGGGTTAGCTTCTATGCCTTTTTTCAATGTTTCAACAATCGCATTTATCGCTATTGGAGACAGTTTATGTTGGTCTAAATATTGGCTTAATGCTTTTACAGAGTCCGACTCTGTGTCAACGCGATATGTTTCATAAGTCACTAAGGAACCCACACTCACCGATGACCCAGCACCCGCTACTTCCACCTCAATTTTTTGGGACTGCTCTTCAAAAAAATCAGAAAACGCTGGTGGGTATACTTCGTCGGTTAACGGTGAGGCCAAGACAGAAAGACTGTGCAACAAGCAGGTGGCCACCAGTACTAATAAGTACGCACTCTTCACAACTTAACCTCTGCTGATAGCCCCAGCACACCGTAACACTGCTGATTGTCACCACTTTGCGGTAAATTGGGATATTGAACTTCAAGTCGGTGTTGATGAACGCTACCGTTGAACGTTTGGCCCCCATGACCACCTTCGTCACTATTAGTTGGAGCAAACGGTTTTCCATCTAAAGTGAAGGATAAACCGTTCAACGGTACCAGCCCGGAGTTACCTTCGCAGTAATGCTGAGAAACCGGCAAAGTCAATGAATATTCTAATATTTCACCAGATCGATTTTTTACTCCAAAATCAATATTTAATGGTTTGAATGCCTGTAACTTAGTATCGTAAAGGGCTTGATAGTCTCTCTTGCCTGTTATCTCAATATCACCAAAATTATTATCCTTAAATATGGTCACTTCTGGTGTAAATGTGTGAACTATAGTTGCATTTGCGCTATTTGAGATTAAACAAACACACAAAACGGATAATTTAATTAATTTATAAGGGCTCATATATTTTGACTACTTAATTTGTCAAAAATGAAAAATCACCACTGCAATAAAGCAGTGGTGTTTTTTAGGACACCGTGTAAAGGTTCACGCCTCTGTTGGAGCGATCGCGACTACAGCTTGGACGACAACATGCTCCCCCTGTTCTGCTTCAAATATAACATCGTCGGATTGCTTAACTCTCAAGTTCGTTGTGTTGTGATCCTTATCTTTTGAAAGCGGAACACCCTTTTTCAGCTCCTGGCCATCAGCCATTATTTGAAAGGCACCTGCATCATCTTCAACTAGGAAGTTACCGTCAGAAAACTGTCGGCTTACCAATGTCGCATTGTAGCTAAGTGGATCTATGTCCTTCGAAGGGTCGTAAGGTTTTAATTTATCACCGCTGTTTTTCACCACTTTGAAACCTATTGTGGATGAATTAGTCAGTTTTACACCACCTGCAGCGGTATTACTAAACACTAACTGGCCGTTATTGAAGTCTTGCCCCGGGTCAACTGGTACGATGAAGTAGGTTCCATCGGTATCAGTTTGCGCAGGCACAGTACCTGCCCACTGAAAAGCTGCCTGACCAGGTGTATAGCCATCGGCCATAGCTTGGGTTGCCGTCACACATAATGTCGATAGTAGAGCAGCTGTAACTACTGTGTTTTTCATTTTTAATTTCTCTGTTAGAAAATGGTCAATTACCGAAAACGCCAATGAAAAACATCCTTCACAAAAGCGGATGAATTAGTAAGACAATATTCATTAGCGATTCCAGAGCGTTTTTATGCCTTTTCTAACCCAAAATAAAATAAAAAATTTTTTTCATGTCGAAAAAATATTTTATATAATTATCAGTAAACTTCTAAATTATATAAGTTATTATTTAAAACAATGCGTTGAGTAGACTTGCTCTGTAATTCACTTTGTAAGCCCAGCCCTCCTAATCTAGCCGGTAATCGCCCCACACGACAATTTTTTGTATTTGCTCAGACTCACTATTTTGTCAACGCTTTGACCTTTGTTGAAGTTTCACCAACTAGTATGTCTTGGTTTCTTAGGCTCAAGTCCAACAAATAGTTATATAGCCGATGCATGACCGTTTCAGATAGCAACCGTCCATGGTAACCCTATCGCTTTTTCCAAGACTTGTTCGAAGCACATGGCTTTGGCAATAAGTCGTTGTATTGCGAGGATTCCCTCAGTTGCACATGGTGAAACCCTCTTTCTGCGTGACGAGCGCTATAACGTATATGATTTACTCTTATCGCTGATTGAACTCACCTGAGCAGCTAGTTATTGAATGGGTTAACACACCAAGCCCATAAAAAATGCACAGATTTATAGTTAGCAATACTCTGTATGCTACAAGACAACTCACATGCCTAAAAAGCAAACACTATTGAGAGAACTTTTCTACAACCACTCTGTAACCTATACTTGCGGCAACAATTAAGACGACAAACTTGACCATGTTGATAGCATCCAGAACAAAGAGAATACTCCTTGCGTTTATTGTCCTCATTCTATTGATTAGTATAGGATCCGTTGGTGTTTACCAATTATCCAAATCCAATCTTCATCGAGAGGTAAGAAACTCTCTTGAAGTAGGCAAATCACTCATGGACAAACTGGTTAAAAATGCAGATGTCGCGAGTCAGAGAGCTCTGCCTTATGCCAAAATTGAGTGCGAACAAGCATTGCCCTACATTAGGGATTTAGTTGTCACGATCCCTGATGTACAAATGATTGCCTTAGCGAAAGGGAACCACGTATTTTGTGGTTCTTTGGTCGGAAAACGTGACTATATCGTCCCGAGTTATCACTTCTCTGGTGATGAGTTGGTCTTAGTATCGAGCCTACCTGATAAGCCAAATACTCCTGCCCTTATATTTAAGAATGAAGCAGGCGATACTGGCGTCGGAGTATCCGTCAATAGTTACTACCTCACAAATATCCTGTCTCTCACCTTAAAGGACCTAGATACCTACCTTAACGTGGGCGAAAAATGGATCAACAAGGCTGGACAAATTTCTGACCAACCTCTTCCTGTCACAATTCAGGTAGAGTCAAAGGATTATCCGTATCGATTGCAAGTCTCACTGTTTCATGACGACTATATGAACTACCTTCTGTCTCATAAGCGTTCAACAATTTTTATCATTATTTTGTTTGCTCTCTCGATGAGCTGGCTCATATTCGTCGCAACAGGCCAAACGCCATCAATGGAAGACAAATTGCGCCAGGCTCTCGCAAATAATGAGTTCGTTCCCTACGTTCAACCTTACGTTGATAAAACTAACAAATTTGTAGGCTTTGAAGTGTTGGTTCGTTGGCTAAGCCCTAAAGAAGGGTTGATAAGACCAGACCTCTTTATACCACTAGCAGAAGACTCAGGGCTCATTATCCCAATGACGAAGTCGCTTATGCATCAAGTCTCTAATGAGCTTGCAGCATGCTCACGGTCTTTACCGCCAGACTTTTCCGTCGCTTTTAATATCTCAGCGAAACATTGCGTAAACAGTGAGCTTTTAGAAGATAGTTTAGAGTTTTTATCATCTTTCCCAGAGAAAAAGGTACAGCTGTGCTTGGAGCTTACTGAGCGAGAACTTGTCAGAGACACAGACGAAGCACGGGCTCTGTTTCACTCATTAAGTGAACATGACGTTAGCCTAGCTATAGATGACTTTGGCACCGGCCATTCGAGTTTGAGCTACTTACGCCAGTTCCGCTTCGACATACTCAAGATAGACCAGAGCTTCGTTCAAATGATCGGTAATGATTCAGTCTCAGCACATATCGTCGAAAACCTCCTCGACCTAGCCTCTCGTTTAGGTATGAAGACAATCGCAGAAGGCGTAGAAACCGCTGAACAAGCTGAGTATTTACGGAGTCATAATATCGATTGCCTTCAAGGGTACTACTTCGCGAAACCAATGCCCTTGAAAGATCTGATACAACAGCTTGAGCAAAACTAATCCATTCTCTAATGCGAGTGAATCTTTACAGGAGCGCCCCCTATCCGGGGAAACTCCTGTAAAGGGTGACACATTTGCATGAATTCTGACTTCGATCTACGTCAATCATAATATTTACTCCCCTCCAGCCTCTTAGCACTTTCCTTAGCAACTTATGAGCAGAGTATTAGTTTCTTACTAAACAGCGAATATTAGCCAAAGGTCTAAATTTCATTCTTATTTCCACTTACCCAAACAGAGCAACTTTTTAAACTTGTTTCGGAAATATAAGGGCTCACGCCCCATCCATTTCACACATATGCCTTAACAATACAAAGCGTTAATGACACGGATATTGAGATATGACACTCAATGGCGGTAGCGTGTCCAAAGGGAAATTTCAGTTATGAAACACAAAGGACTTATTCGTTCGCATGAGGTGGAGTTTGCTTTTCTATACCGCCTAATTGATCTTGTTGTCATTGTGTCATTGATGTTGCTACTCGTAATGAATGACGTAAACACTTCTATTGAGAAAGACTATGCGATTTTATCATTCGTCGGTAGCATCTCATTCCTAATCATGGCTGAAAGTGGCAAGTTGTATCGCTCTTGGCGTACCAGCTCTTTTAAAGAACAGATCTCTATCACATGTATATCTTGGTTAGTTACCTGCACATTCCTTTTCATGGTTTTGTATTTCTCTCAAGTCCATCAGATATTTGACAAAAACATTTTAGCAATGTGGTTGTTATTAACTCCCGGCTTACTGCTTTCTTGGCGAAGCATTTTCAGAGTCGGTCTGGCCTACATGCGAAAGCTAGGCTACAACACACGAACTGCAATTATTATTGGCCAGACACCACATGGGCTGACTTTAGCAAACGAGCTAGAAAGCCACACTGAACATGGTGTGTTATTTGACGGCTTTTACGACGAACGTTCTCAAGACCGTTTGCCCGAGTCTGACTATCCAATTAAAGGCAATGTAAGACTCGCATTAGAAAGAGCGAAGCGTGGCGAAGTCGATTACGTGTACATCGCTATGCCGATGCATGCTAACGAAAGAATCGCTTTGTTTCTTAATCAATTCTCAGACACGACAGCGAACACTTATCTGATACCGGATTTCTTTACTTATAACCTGCTGCATTCACGTTGGGATCAAATAGGTCAGGTTCAAACATTGAGTGTATTTGACACACCCTTTGCTGGTATTTCCTCTTGGATAAAACGCTTAGAAGACATCGTATTATCGAGCATTATTTTACTTCTGATTTCACCTGTACTTCTAGCTATTTCCCTCGGAATCAAACTGACCACCAAAGGTCCAGTGATTTTTAAGCAGTATCGTTACGGCTTAGATGGCAGAAAAATCGAAGTGTGGAAATTCCGTTCAATGACGACCATGGAACAAGGTAATGACGTAAAACAAGCCACAAAGAATGACCCTCGCATTACACCATTTGGTGGGTTTCTGCGTCGCACTTCCCTTGATGAACTGCCTCAATTTATCAATGTACTTCAAGGCACCATGTCTATCGTTGGCCCTCGCCCTCACGCCGTGTCACATAACGAAGAATATCGCCATATCGTCGACCGCTACATGCTTCGTCACAAAGTAAAACCAGGCATCACGGGGTGGGCACAAATCAATGGTTATCGAGGTGAAACTGACACGCTCGACAAGATGGAAAAACGCGTTGAGTTCGACTTGGATTACATCCACCACTGGTCAGTTTGGATGGACATCAAGATTATCTTGTTAACCATTTTTAAGGGATTTACAGGTTCAAATGCGTACTGAGTCCATCACAATGAAAGTTATCCCAATAACCGTCGCAATTGCTATGAGCTCAGCGAGTGTTCTGGCTGAGCCTATGGCGTATAAAACCGATTCTGGGATTGAATTCATCCCCACCTTAGGCGTGTTCTACGAAGGAAATGACAACATCAACAAAGCCGATCGAGGAGAGAACATTGAATCGGTCAACATTTGGGGGATAGAGCCTGCCCTGTTGGCTAAAATTGAACGTAATCAATACCGAGCAAATGTGCTTTATAAATTAAGTGCTGGATTCTCTTCGGATGACCAAAATGATTACGACGACCATGCTTTTCAATTTACCAACTTTTTCGAATTCAATCACCGTAATCGACTGGTTATCGACTATCAGTTCCGAGCTCAACATGAAGAGAAAGGTGAAGACTTCACCGAAGGCCAAGGTAGCTTGCTCAACAGCCCTGTTGAGTTTCATCGCAATGACTTGAGAACAAACTATGTGTTCGGTTCTGAAGGCTCAAAAGGTAGGTTGGAGTTTGGTATTGGATACATTGACAAGACATACCAAAACTATCGTGATGGAATGCCAGACAAGCCTGATGCAAAAACCAAATACAACGACTTTCGTGCACCAAACGCCCACATAGAGTTTTATCTTCGAGCGACGCCTAGAACATACTGGTTAGTTGGTACTCAACAAATGAGCACGAATTACCTTTCAGACAACCCTTCAGTGCCATCAAAAGACAGTTACTCCGGCTTCTATTACACCGGCGCACAGTGGGAAGTCACAGGGAAAACCAAAGGTATCGCCCGCTTGGGTTATCAAGTCAAAGACTTCGATAGCCATCAACGTGAAACCTTCAATGGACTCAGTTGGGACATAGGCTTGGAGTGGCAACCTCAAGAGCAATCGCTCATCACACTCAAGACCACCCAAGCAGCCGTCAGTCCCGATCAAGATGGTGATTACGATTTACAAACTCGCTACCTCATCGATCTTAAACACGACTGGAATAGCTACTTAGCAACCCGCTTAGGGGCCCTATATCAACAAGATGACTACACGGGTATTACACGTAATGAAGACCGATACGCGCTATCTGCAGGTATTGATTACCAAATAAGGCGTTGGGTCTTATTGCAAGCGGATTGGCGCTATCAGGATAAAGATTCTAATTGGCAAGGCTACAGCTTCGAGCAAAACATCTGGTCTCTTAGTGCTCGATTCTCTTTGTAATAAGGAATGTGAATGAACTTACTAGCAACGTTATTTAGCTTAGTACTTGTGCTTCTTAGCACACCTTCTTTTGCCAGTGCCAATGAGCAAGATTACTTACTCGATACTGGTGATACCATCTCGGTTCAAGTCTACGGTGAGGAAGATCTTTCCATAAAGAACATCCTGATCACTTCAGACGGCTATTTTGATTACCCTTACTTAGGGCGAATTAAAGCCATCAATAAGACCCCAAAACAGCTCAAGTATGAGATTGAAACAGGACTGAAAGGTGACTACCTAATCAATCCTAAAGTAATGGTGGCAATCAATAGCTTCCGCCTTTTCTACGTAAATGGTGAAGTCCGAAAGCCTGGTGGATTCGAATACCAGCCGGGATTGACGATTGAAAAAGCCATCGCGCTAGCAGGAGGCTTAACGGATCGAGCGTCCCGCAAGAGCATTAATCTTACTCAACACGCAACAGGTAATACGGTTGAAAGCGTCAGTATGCAACGCTCTGTAGAACCTGGCGACATTGTATTTATCGATCAGAGCTTCTTCTAATGACAGGCAATTCAATGAACGGAACTCATTCTACTCAAGCCCCTACGAATCAAGTCCCACTGATTCGTTTTGGGCATCATTTTAGAACCCTTAAGAAGAACTGGCTGAGTATCTTAGCATTCACCATCACCTTCTCACTTACGTGTACTTGGTATATCTACTCGAAAAAATCAGTCTACCAAGCCACTGCCACCCTTCTCATCCAAGAAGAGCAAAAAAGTGCACTTTCGATTGAGGAAGTTTACGGTGTCGACACTACGAAAAAAGAGTACTTTCAAACTCAAATCGCGATTCTTAAGTCAAACCATATCGCAGATAAAGTGATCACCAAATTGAATCTGGTTAACCATCCAGAGTTCACTAGCTCAAGCGGTATTAAGCAAAAAATCGATGAAATTAAAGCGATTCCTTTCGTTCAAGATTTATTGCATGTCGCACCGAATCCAAAAGAAACCTCACAACATCCCAAGCCGTATTATCAAGCACTTCAAACATTCAAGAGAAATCTGGATATTGAACCGGTCCGTAATACACAGTTGGTAAAAATTCGTTTTCGCTCTACCGATCCACAACTGGCAACCACCATAGCGAACGCAGTAGGCCAAGCGTATATCGATGCTAACTTTGAAGCGAAATTGGTTGTGACACAAAATGCAGCAACATGGCTCACCAATAACTCGCAAAAACTAGAAGATCGCTTAAGAACATCAGAACAAGCACTACAAGATTTCTTAATGCAAGAAGGTTTAATCGATATCAATGGTATCGATGACATCTATGCCAATGAGCTTGAAGAACTAAACCGTAAACTCAACGCCGCTGTAAACAACCGCATTGAAGCACAAACATTAATTCAACTGCTCAAGCGTAAATCGACACAAAATATCGACAGCTTGCTATCGATTGATGAGTTTGCAAACCAAGCTCAAATTCGTGATTTAAAGATGTCGGAAGCCCAAGCCGCTAAAAATGTCTCTGAGCTGTCTCAACGCTACGGCCCTAAACATGATCGTATGATTCAAGCCAAAGCGCAGTTGGCTTCCATACAAGAACGAACTGAACAATTGATTCGAGAAATTTCGTTAAGTAAACAGCAGGACTTACTCGCAGCAAAAGCGCAAGAAGACATGCTTCGTGCTGAACTGAATAACAAAAAATCTGATTTCCAAATGCTAGGATCGCAAAAGGCGCGATACGAACAACTTAAGCGTGAAGTTGAATCGAACAAGGATCTCTACGAAGCGTTCTTGAATCGCGAAAAAGAAACCAATGCCACCAGCGATTATAAGAATGTCACCGCTCGATTTACTGACCCTGCGATCGTGCCGCTGTTCCCAATCGCACCTCAGCGAATGAAACTCGTGCTGATAGCTACTTTCTTTGGCTTTGCTATCGCTTGTGCCCTTGTGATCATCCTTGAGACACTGCGCGAGGTCATTCGTACCTCTTCTGATGTTCAAGACAAGCTCGGAGTCACCTGCTTAGGTACGATTCCGAAGGTGAAAAAACGTGCTCTTCGCCAAAAAGGCGTTACCTACTCAGCTTATTTGGATCAAGACGAAAAGCTGTTCAGCGAAGCGTGCCGCTCCGTCCGAACCTCGTTATTGCTGAGACTAACGAACTCTAAGCAGAAAATCTTGCCATTTACTTCTGCCATTCCTGAGGAAGGAAAGACATCAACCAGTATTAATATGGCTGTCTCGTTCTCAACCATGGAAAAGGTACTGCTGATTGACTGCGACCTGCGAAGACCCTCATTAGCAAAACGCTTCAACCTTCCAGAATTAAGCCCAGGTTTAACCAACATACTAACGATGGATACGCCTTTGAGTGAATGCATCATCAAAAATGAAGAGGCGAACTTAGATGTGTTGCCTGCCGGTATTATTCCACCAAATCCACAGGAGCTATTGGCATCTGAACGTTTTGAAAAACTCCTTGAGTACCTAAAGAGTAAGTATGACCGAATCATCATTGACACCCCACCTCTGCTTTCGGTAAGTGATGCTCTTATTCTTGGTCAAAAAGCCAATGGGTTGATTACTGTTATTCGCTCCGAGTCAACTAAAGCTTCACTGGTTAACGTAGCGTTATCCAAACAAATTCAACATTCAATACCATCTCTTGGTGCGCTTATCACTCAGGCAAAATCTAATAAGGAAGGAGAAACACTTTATGTCCAAAAGTACGCCTACTAATCAAAGCATGCAATGGTATCAGTTGCTAAAGAGCCAAGAGCGCCCCGTCCTCATCTACCAAATGGGGAAAGTAGGATCGAGTGCATTGGAAAAATCCATTCCAAATTCGATTCACTTACATGACCTGATGTCGATACAAGCGAGTAAACAGATTTCACCCGTTCGTGCTCAACTGCACAAACCCGTTACGAATCAGATAAAACGTTTACTCAAACGAACCATCATGTACCATATGCTTAAACGTAAGCAACAGGTTCGTATTATCTCTTTGGTGCGCGAGCCCGTTGGTAGAAACATCTCTATGTTCTTTCAATCACTGCCATTTTGGATGGCGGATAAGTATCTAAAAGACGACAGCGCGGTACGTTCAGAGCGCCCTCAATTGCTCCATGAAGCATTTGAAGAACATGTGAACCATCAATACCCATTAGAGTGGTTTGATAATGAAATCAAAGCACTGACAGGCATTGATGTTTTTGCTCAGCCCTTTGATCAAGCAGTGGGTCACCAAACATACCAAAACCACAACTTTTCACTCATGGTTATTCGTATCGACAAACTCGACCAATCACAACAAGCCATTAGTGAATTTCTACAACAAGAGGTGGCTGTTGTTCACGACAACCAAGCCGACAATAAGTGGTATTCCCCTCTGATCAAAGAGTTTAAACATTCATACCAGCCAAAGCCTGAGTTTGTCGAGGAGATGCTGTCATCAAAACTGACCAAGCATTT encodes:
- a CDS encoding TcfC E-set like domain-containing protein; amino-acid sequence: MKSAYLLVLVATCLLHSLSVLASPLTDEVYPPAFSDFFEEQSQKIEVEVAGAGSSVSVGSLVTYETYRVDTESDSVKALSQYLDQHKLSPIAINAIVETLKKGIEANPHCQGELALCVPLVKSGHAEYVFDFDNSKLRIFVSPEMLTNTAGEVDYYPEKRENNAFINYSDAYFYTDSNNNGNVSWTNNAILGLPYGYFSVDSQYVSESSDLNIYRAAYDLDVKDKHIVFGYQDRNTRSLNSTDFLGYGANYAGVRATLGSSQNLVKGEHKALQRIHFFAPQDAQLEVYQSNRLLFEKVVAQGEQSIGYDRLPTGIYTVTLVLKQGNNEILREQRQVVNTEQFSLNVNDWDYRIESGVLDEGAQTDINEFHHLTISDSDRTYARGAASYRYSENTLLGVGATSNLSDSEIQFGSAWALGDKLNVSYTGALFNTGESYRYGVIGLGPISTSYREVSLENTPHPLPRLLFGDQSYTEWSVNYTTPLFGGDAFMSYFNYLADDKENSNELSTHNLSLSWTRALPLGALNINSTYSENNDRHEAVNTMVSWRYSFNDSLSSRSAMAFNDTDMSYSEHSATYTKSDDNATFSATAGIKFGERVDNESDLSVVASGHNDVFNYSGYGYIDSRGERSLSGNISNTQVLSSEGGVLTSKQGQSFVEIAPTLKDSSSRIVSVHYGLSKGGNRQYEDSVDTNRKKVLGVDPYTDININLDAESENVLVDNTAYQQFMMPGMYHSVTSRVTPLQSHVFVLSNLYGQPITSSVNCLGDGCQSVEQLSDDGVYRVNYVKDANFTLITKKNVCLYSPYAATDAYTQAYCLPGLNDEEEKIPWNQQKYLQKNNALLYVGKFTNLEEGQEIAIRLKEVGLSATSLYIGDSEYIYVRLQADYTIAQQTVLDNLHSLIVVDSAQSASTTA
- a CDS encoding EAL domain-containing protein — its product is MDKLVKNADVASQRALPYAKIECEQALPYIRDLVVTIPDVQMIALAKGNHVFCGSLVGKRDYIVPSYHFSGDELVLVSSLPDKPNTPALIFKNEAGDTGVGVSVNSYYLTNILSLTLKDLDTYLNVGEKWINKAGQISDQPLPVTIQVESKDYPYRLQVSLFHDDYMNYLLSHKRSTIFIIILFALSMSWLIFVATGQTPSMEDKLRQALANNEFVPYVQPYVDKTNKFVGFEVLVRWLSPKEGLIRPDLFIPLAEDSGLIIPMTKSLMHQVSNELAACSRSLPPDFSVAFNISAKHCVNSELLEDSLEFLSSFPEKKVQLCLELTERELVRDTDEARALFHSLSEHDVSLAIDDFGTGHSSLSYLRQFRFDILKIDQSFVQMIGNDSVSAHIVENLLDLASRLGMKTIAEGVETAEQAEYLRSHNIDCLQGYYFAKPMPLKDLIQQLEQN
- a CDS encoding undecaprenyl-phosphate glucose phosphotransferase, whose protein sequence is MKHKGLIRSHEVEFAFLYRLIDLVVIVSLMLLLVMNDVNTSIEKDYAILSFVGSISFLIMAESGKLYRSWRTSSFKEQISITCISWLVTCTFLFMVLYFSQVHQIFDKNILAMWLLLTPGLLLSWRSIFRVGLAYMRKLGYNTRTAIIIGQTPHGLTLANELESHTEHGVLFDGFYDERSQDRLPESDYPIKGNVRLALERAKRGEVDYVYIAMPMHANERIALFLNQFSDTTANTYLIPDFFTYNLLHSRWDQIGQVQTLSVFDTPFAGISSWIKRLEDIVLSSIILLLISPVLLAISLGIKLTTKGPVIFKQYRYGLDGRKIEVWKFRSMTTMEQGNDVKQATKNDPRITPFGGFLRRTSLDELPQFINVLQGTMSIVGPRPHAVSHNEEYRHIVDRYMLRHKVKPGITGWAQINGYRGETDTLDKMEKRVEFDLDYIHHWSVWMDIKIILLTIFKGFTGSNAY
- a CDS encoding outer membrane beta-barrel protein; the protein is MKVIPITVAIAMSSASVLAEPMAYKTDSGIEFIPTLGVFYEGNDNINKADRGENIESVNIWGIEPALLAKIERNQYRANVLYKLSAGFSSDDQNDYDDHAFQFTNFFEFNHRNRLVIDYQFRAQHEEKGEDFTEGQGSLLNSPVEFHRNDLRTNYVFGSEGSKGRLEFGIGYIDKTYQNYRDGMPDKPDAKTKYNDFRAPNAHIEFYLRATPRTYWLVGTQQMSTNYLSDNPSVPSKDSYSGFYYTGAQWEVTGKTKGIARLGYQVKDFDSHQRETFNGLSWDIGLEWQPQEQSLITLKTTQAAVSPDQDGDYDLQTRYLIDLKHDWNSYLATRLGALYQQDDYTGITRNEDRYALSAGIDYQIRRWVLLQADWRYQDKDSNWQGYSFEQNIWSLSARFSL
- a CDS encoding polysaccharide biosynthesis/export family protein, which encodes MNLLATLFSLVLVLLSTPSFASANEQDYLLDTGDTISVQVYGEEDLSIKNILITSDGYFDYPYLGRIKAINKTPKQLKYEIETGLKGDYLINPKVMVAINSFRLFYVNGEVRKPGGFEYQPGLTIEKAIALAGGLTDRASRKSINLTQHATGNTVESVSMQRSVEPGDIVFIDQSFF
- a CDS encoding GumC family protein, with amino-acid sequence MTGNSMNGTHSTQAPTNQVPLIRFGHHFRTLKKNWLSILAFTITFSLTCTWYIYSKKSVYQATATLLIQEEQKSALSIEEVYGVDTTKKEYFQTQIAILKSNHIADKVITKLNLVNHPEFTSSSGIKQKIDEIKAIPFVQDLLHVAPNPKETSQHPKPYYQALQTFKRNLDIEPVRNTQLVKIRFRSTDPQLATTIANAVGQAYIDANFEAKLVVTQNAATWLTNNSQKLEDRLRTSEQALQDFLMQEGLIDINGIDDIYANELEELNRKLNAAVNNRIEAQTLIQLLKRKSTQNIDSLLSIDEFANQAQIRDLKMSEAQAAKNVSELSQRYGPKHDRMIQAKAQLASIQERTEQLIREISLSKQQDLLAAKAQEDMLRAELNNKKSDFQMLGSQKARYEQLKREVESNKDLYEAFLNREKETNATSDYKNVTARFTDPAIVPLFPIAPQRMKLVLIATFFGFAIACALVIILETLREVIRTSSDVQDKLGVTCLGTIPKVKKRALRQKGVTYSAYLDQDEKLFSEACRSVRTSLLLRLTNSKQKILPFTSAIPEEGKTSTSINMAVSFSTMEKVLLIDCDLRRPSLAKRFNLPELSPGLTNILTMDTPLSECIIKNEEANLDVLPAGIIPPNPQELLASERFEKLLEYLKSKYDRIIIDTPPLLSVSDALILGQKANGLITVIRSESTKASLVNVALSKQIQHSIPSLGALITQAKSNKEGETLYVQKYAY
- a CDS encoding putative capsular polysaccharide synthesis family protein; protein product: MSKSTPTNQSMQWYQLLKSQERPVLIYQMGKVGSSALEKSIPNSIHLHDLMSIQASKQISPVRAQLHKPVTNQIKRLLKRTIMYHMLKRKQQVRIISLVREPVGRNISMFFQSLPFWMADKYLKDDSAVRSERPQLLHEAFEEHVNHQYPLEWFDNEIKALTGIDVFAQPFDQAVGHQTYQNHNFSLMVIRIDKLDQSQQAISEFLQQEVAVVHDNQADNKWYSPLIKEFKHSYQPKPEFVEEMLSSKLTKHFFAEPEIEQFKQKYLSTES